A segment of the Streptomyces sp. NBC_00376 genome:
AGAGAAAGACAACATCCGGATCGTCCCGCTCGCCGAAGACCCTTCGCTGATCTCCCGTGTGTACGAGATCAACGACACCTGGCCCGTCTTCACGCCCCATGACATGGTCGCGAGCGCCTTGTTGAGCCGGGTGCCCGAGGACTTCCCGCAGTACTGCGTGGCGGCGACGGACGGCGACCGGGTCGTCGCTCGCGGGCTCGCCGTACCGTTCAACTCCGTGCTCGACGGACGTGAGGAGATGCCCGACCAGGGCTGGGACCGGGTGCTGGCCTGGGCCTTCCGTGACCGCCAGTACGGGAACGCTCCGACGGCGGCCAGTGCGCTGGAGATATCGGTGGACGCCGACTATCTCGGCCGTGGCCTGTCCTACCGGATGCTGTCCGCGCTGCGTCGGGCAGCGGGCCGGCAGGGGCACGAAGCCCTGCTGGCACCGGTCCGCCCAACGGCCAAACACCTGGATCCGCGGGTCCCCATGGCCGAATACCTCCGCAGGTGCCGCGACGACGGGCTGCCGGCCGACCCCTGGGTGCGGGTGCACGTCAAGGCCGGCGGCACCATCGAGAAGGTGGCCCCGGCCTCGATGACGGTCAGCGGTTCGCTG
Coding sequences within it:
- a CDS encoding N-acetyltransferase; translation: MTEKDNIRIVPLAEDPSLISRVYEINDTWPVFTPHDMVASALLSRVPEDFPQYCVAATDGDRVVARGLAVPFNSVLDGREEMPDQGWDRVLAWAFRDRQYGNAPTAASALEISVDADYLGRGLSYRMLSALRRAAGRQGHEALLAPVRPTAKHLDPRVPMAEYLRRCRDDGLPADPWVRVHVKAGGTIEKVAPASMTVSGSLAQWRQWTGLPFDRDGRVEIPGALAPVHCDTAHDRAVYVEPNVWVRHGMKPHTA